Proteins co-encoded in one Pseudoliparis swirei isolate HS2019 ecotype Mariana Trench chromosome 7, NWPU_hadal_v1, whole genome shotgun sequence genomic window:
- the hic2 gene encoding hypermethylated in cancer 2 protein: MELPNHAKQLLLQLNQQRAKGFLCDVIIVVENALFRAHKNILAASSIYFKSLVLHDNLINLDTEMVNPSVFRQVLDFIYTGKLLSSSDQSSEQNFSALLTAASYLQLHDLAALCRKKLKRSGGKPLPGKPSTPGPLSRLRLNNQRLSTSTPAGPKNHYPPTPSDADQPQPDEGLRDKLSDDEMFVGSSGRNGSGGNGSSNGNLSSGGSAGEPDLGLDLSKKSPPSAGTATDALSPHSNSQESPQSASVSTTNSASLDDSSTTLPGVDTCGSETTDLNSSSKASEENQNQPDGPPPQKKSRQGARKNEWPKKEASGLKSEDDKPLVNGVAAGQKDGNAFQCKDEEDGGENGQDHTDESGQSDGESAGGRGGTGGGHHSANYVYRQEGFEPAFGDNLYVCIPCGKGFPSSEQLNAHVETHNEDELYIKEEGGTFVKEEDEEEAEDLSAAVGPSSFGSEARPFKCTVCSKSYKDPATLRQHEKSHWLTRPFPCNICGKMFTQRGTMTRHMRSHLGLKPFACEECGMRFTRQYRLTEHMRVHSGEKPYECQLCGGKFTQQRNLISHLRMHTSPS, from the coding sequence ATGGAACTGCCAAATCATGCCAAACAACTGTTGCTGCAACTCAACCAGCAGAGAGCCAAGGGGTTCCTGTGTGACGTCATCATCGTGGTGGAGAATGCACTCTTCCGTGCCCACAAGAACATCCTGGCCGCGAGCAGCATCTACTTCAAGTCGCTGGTCCTCCACGATAACCTCATTAACCTCGACACGGAGATGGTTAACCCCTCTGTATTCAGACAAGTTCTGGACTTCATCTACACCGGGAAGCTCCTTTCCTCGTCGGACCAGAGCAGTGAGCAGAACTTCAGCGCCCTCTTAACAGCAGCCAGCTACCTCCAGCTCCATGACCTCGCTGCTCTGTGCAGAAAAAAGCTCAAGCGCAGTGGGGGGAAACCCCTGCCAGGTAAACCCTCCACTCCAGGTCCCCTTAGCCGCTTACGCCTCAACAACCAGCGCCTTTCCACTTCGACCCCAGCTGGCCCCAAGAACCACTATCCCCCGACCCCTTCCGACGCCGACCAGCCGCAGCCAGACGAAGGCCTTCGGGACAAGCTCTCGGACGACGAAATGTTCGTCGGCAGCTCCGGGAGGAACGGCAGTGGAGGCAACGGCAGCAGTAACGGTAACCTCAGCAGTGGAGGAAGTGCTGGGGAGCCAGACCTCGGACTGGATCTCTCCAAGAAGAGCCCTCCCTCTGCGGGCACAGCCACTGATGCCCTCAGCCCCCACAGCAACTCCCAAGAATCCCCTCAATCTGCCTCAGTATCCACAACCAACAGTGCCTCCCTGGATGACTCCTCCACCACCTTACCGGGTGTTGACACCTGTGGCTCCGAGACCACGGATCTCAACTCCTCCTCGAAAGCCTCGGAGGAAAACCAAAACCAGCCCGACGGCCCCCCGCCCCAGAAGAAATCCCGGCAGGGCGCTCGCAAGAACGAATGGCCGAAGAAAGAGGCGTCGGGGTTGAAGTCCGAAGACGACAAGCCACTGGTCAACGGGGTGGCGGCGGGTCAGAAAGATGGCAATGCCTTTCAGTGCAAAGATGAGGAAGACGGGGGGGAAAACGGCCAGGACCACACTGACGAGAGCGGGCAAAGCGACGGCGAGAGTGCAGGGGGTCGGGGGGGAACCGGAGGGGGGCACCACAGCGCCAACTACGTGTACCGGCAGGAGGGCTTCGAGCCGGCGTTCGGAGACAACCTCTACGTGTGCATCCCCTGCGGCAAGGGCTTCCCCAGCTCCGAGCAGCTCAACGCCCACGTGGAGACGCACAACGAGGACGAGCTCTACATCAAAGAGGAGGGCGGCACCTTCgtgaaagaggaggatgaggaggaggcggaggacctCTCCGCGGCCGTGGGTCCCTCCAGCTTCGGCTCCGAGGCGCGTCCGTTCAAGTGCACGGTCTGCAGTAAGAGCTACAAAGACCCGGCGACGCTGAGGCAACACGAGAAGAGCCATTGGCTGACCAGGCCGTTCCCCTGCAACATCTGCGGCAAGATGTTCACCCAGAGGGGCACCATGACGCGCCACATGCGCAGCCACCTCGGCCTCAAGCCGTTTGCGTGCGAGGAGTGCGGCATGCGCTTCACGCGCCAGTACCGCCTGACCGAGCACATGCGCGTCCACTCCGGGGAGAAGCCGTACGAATGCCAGCTATGCGGGGGGAAGTTTACCCAGCAACGTAACCTCATCAGTCACCTGAGGATGCACACCTCACCCTCTTAG